The Gopherus evgoodei ecotype Sinaloan lineage chromosome 8, rGopEvg1_v1.p, whole genome shotgun sequence genome includes a region encoding these proteins:
- the LOC115656663 gene encoding dimethylaniline monooxygenase [N-oxide-forming] 5-like isoform X1 has product MGNTAEVPPLPGGWQSTLKPDGMAQKRVAVIGAGICGLSSIKCCLDEGLEPTCFERSSDIGGLWRFEENPEEGRASIYKSVIINTSKEMMCFSDFPIPANFPNYMHNSKIMEYFRMYADHFDLLKYICFKTIVVSVTKHPDFSTTGQWDIVTETAGKQESAIFDGVMVCTGHHTNAHLPLDSFPGIEKFKGRYFHSRDYKTPQEFSGKRVIVIGTGNSGTDLAVELSHTADQVFLSTRRGAWILGRIGEEGYPIDTIYTTRYVEFLRRIVPLSLLNYFAEKKLNAKFNHAIYGLQPAHRLLSQHPTINDDLPNCIISGKVLVKSNIRAFTETSAIFEDGTREEDIDVVVFATGYSFSFPFLGDCAKVIKNQVSLYKFVFPPQLEKPTLAFIGLIQPLGAIMPIAELQGRWATRVFTGLNRLPSASNMMADIAQKREEMAKQYVKSQRYTIQADYIPYMDEVACLAGVKPKILSLFLMDPKLAVEVFFGPCTPYQYRLRGPGKWDGARKAILTQRERIIKPLKTRVLDDYTGALVPYYLQIFLIVALIAVTFVYFPWSFFPL; this is encoded by the exons ATGGGGAATACGGCCGAGGTTCCCCCTCTCCCAGGTGGCTGGCAAAGCACTCTGAAGCCAGACGGCATGGCACAGAAGAGGGTTGCAGTTATTGGAGCTGGCATTTGTGGACTGAGCTCCATTAAATGCTGCTTGGACGAGGGGCTGGAGCCCACCTGCTTCGAGAGAAGCAGCGACATTGGAGGGCTCTGGAGATTTGAG gagaATCCCGAAGAGGGCAGGGCCAGCATCTACAAATCTGTCATTATCAACACCTCCAAGGAGATGATGTGCTTCAGTGACTTCCCCATCCCAGCCAATTTCCCCAACTacatgcacaactccaaaatcATGGAGTATTTCCGCATGTATGCCGACCATTTCGACCTTCTGAAATACATTTGCTTCAAG ACCATCGTGGTCAGTGTGACAAAACACCCAGATTTCTCCACCACAGGCCAGTGGGACATTGTCACAGAGACAGCAGGGAAGCAGGAGTCAGCCATCTTTGATGGGGTCATGGTTTGCACCGGCCATCACACCAACGCCCAtctgccactggactccttcccAG GGATCGAAAAGTTCAAAGGCCGCTACTTCCACAGCCGGGATTACAAGACGCCCCAGGAGTTCTCGGGGAAGAGAGTCATTGTGATCGGCACTGGCAATTCAGGAACAGACCTGGCAGTGGAGCTCAGCCACACCGCAGATCAG GTTTTCCTTAGCACCAGGCGAGGTGCATGGATACTTGGTCGGATTGGAGAAGAAGGGTACCCCATAGACACAATTTATACCACTCGCTATGTGGAATTCCTCAGGCGCATTGTGCCTCTATCCCTGCTTAACTACTTTGCAGAGAAGAAATTGAATGCAAAATTCAACCATGCAATCTATGGTCTGCAGCctgcacacag GCTTTTGAGCCAGCACCCAACCATCAACGACGACCTGCCAAACTGCATCATCTCGGGCAAGGTGCTGGTAAAATCAAACATCAGGGCATTCACTGAAACCAGCGCCATCTTTGAAGATGGCACCAGAGAGGAGGACATTGATGTGGTTGTCTTCGCTACGGGATAcagcttctctttccccttccttggGGACTGTGCCAAAGTGATCAAAAACCAGGTCTCCCTGTATAAATTTGTCTTCCCTCCTCAGCTGGAGAAACCAACTCTGGCTTTCATTGGCCTCATCCAGCCACTGGGGGCCATCATGCCCATTGCTGAACTCCAGGGTCGCTGGGCAACACGTGTGTTCACAG GGCTGAACAGATTGCCTTCAGCAAGCAACATGATGGCCGATATTGCACAGAAGAGAGAGGAAATGGCAAAACA GTATGTGAAAAGCCAGCGCTATACCATCCAGGCAGATTACATCCCATACATGGATGAAGTGGCCTGCCTGGCAGGGGTCAAGcccaaaatcttgtctctcttcCTCATGGATCCAAAGCTTGCCGTGGAGGTTTTCTTTGGCCCCTGCACGCCGTACCAGTACCGCCTGAGAGGGCCAGGGAAGTGGGATGGAGCCAGGAAAGCCATCCTGACCCAGAGAGAACGGATCAttaaacctctgaaaactagAGTCCTAGATGATTATACAGGTGCCTTGGTGCCTTACTACCTTCAGATTTTTCTCATTGTTGCTTTAATTGCTGtaacttttgtttattttccttggtccttttttcccctctga
- the LOC115656663 gene encoding dimethylaniline monooxygenase [N-oxide-forming] 5-like isoform X3 has translation MGNTAEVPPLPGGWQSTLKPDGMAQKRVAVIGAGICGLSSIKCCLDEGLEPTCFERSSDIGGLWRFEENPEEGRASIYKSVIINTSKEMMCFSDFPIPANFPNYMHNSKIMEYFRMYADHFDLLKYICFKTIVVSVTKHPDFSTTGQWDIVTETAGKQESAIFDGVMVCTGHHTNAHLPLDSFPGIEKFKGRYFHSRDYKTPQEFSGKRVIVIGTGNSGTDLAVELSHTADQVFLSTRRGAWILGRIGEEGYPIDTIYTTRYVEFLRRIVPLSLLNYFAEKKLNAKFNHAIYGLQPAHRLLSQHPTINDDLPNCIISGKVLVKSNIRAFTETSAIFEDGTREEDIDVVVFATGYSFSFPFLGDCAKVIKNQVSLYKFVFPPQLEKPTLAFIGLIQPLGAIMPIAELQGRWATRVFTGM, from the exons ATGGGGAATACGGCCGAGGTTCCCCCTCTCCCAGGTGGCTGGCAAAGCACTCTGAAGCCAGACGGCATGGCACAGAAGAGGGTTGCAGTTATTGGAGCTGGCATTTGTGGACTGAGCTCCATTAAATGCTGCTTGGACGAGGGGCTGGAGCCCACCTGCTTCGAGAGAAGCAGCGACATTGGAGGGCTCTGGAGATTTGAG gagaATCCCGAAGAGGGCAGGGCCAGCATCTACAAATCTGTCATTATCAACACCTCCAAGGAGATGATGTGCTTCAGTGACTTCCCCATCCCAGCCAATTTCCCCAACTacatgcacaactccaaaatcATGGAGTATTTCCGCATGTATGCCGACCATTTCGACCTTCTGAAATACATTTGCTTCAAG ACCATCGTGGTCAGTGTGACAAAACACCCAGATTTCTCCACCACAGGCCAGTGGGACATTGTCACAGAGACAGCAGGGAAGCAGGAGTCAGCCATCTTTGATGGGGTCATGGTTTGCACCGGCCATCACACCAACGCCCAtctgccactggactccttcccAG GGATCGAAAAGTTCAAAGGCCGCTACTTCCACAGCCGGGATTACAAGACGCCCCAGGAGTTCTCGGGGAAGAGAGTCATTGTGATCGGCACTGGCAATTCAGGAACAGACCTGGCAGTGGAGCTCAGCCACACCGCAGATCAG GTTTTCCTTAGCACCAGGCGAGGTGCATGGATACTTGGTCGGATTGGAGAAGAAGGGTACCCCATAGACACAATTTATACCACTCGCTATGTGGAATTCCTCAGGCGCATTGTGCCTCTATCCCTGCTTAACTACTTTGCAGAGAAGAAATTGAATGCAAAATTCAACCATGCAATCTATGGTCTGCAGCctgcacacag GCTTTTGAGCCAGCACCCAACCATCAACGACGACCTGCCAAACTGCATCATCTCGGGCAAGGTGCTGGTAAAATCAAACATCAGGGCATTCACTGAAACCAGCGCCATCTTTGAAGATGGCACCAGAGAGGAGGACATTGATGTGGTTGTCTTCGCTACGGGATAcagcttctctttccccttccttggGGACTGTGCCAAAGTGATCAAAAACCAGGTCTCCCTGTATAAATTTGTCTTCCCTCCTCAGCTGGAGAAACCAACTCTGGCTTTCATTGGCCTCATCCAGCCACTGGGGGCCATCATGCCCATTGCTGAACTCCAGGGTCGCTGGGCAACACGTGTGTTCACAG GTATGTGA
- the LOC115656663 gene encoding dimethylaniline monooxygenase [N-oxide-forming] 5-like isoform X2, producing MGNTAEVPPLPGGWQSTLKPDGMAQKRVAVIGAGICGLSSIKCCLDEGLEPTCFERSSDIGGLWRFEENPEEGRASIYKSVIINTSKEMMCFSDFPIPANFPNYMHNSKIMEYFRMYADHFDLLKYICFKTIVVSVTKHPDFSTTGQWDIVTETAGKQESAIFDGVMVCTGHHTNAHLPLDSFPGIEKFKGRYFHSRDYKTPQEFSGKRVIVIGTGNSGTDLAVELSHTADQVFLSTRRGAWILGRIGEEGYPIDTIYTTRYVEFLRRIVPLSLLNYFAEKKLNAKFNHAIYGLQPAHRLLSQHPTINDDLPNCIISGKVLVKSNIRAFTETSAIFEDGTREEDIDVVVFATGYSFSFPFLGDCAKVIKNQVSLYKFVFPPQLEKPTLAFIGLIQPLGAIMPIAELQGRWATRVFTGLNRLPSASNMMADIAQKREEMAKQEGEKLLIPQECHFLVSAVSI from the exons ATGGGGAATACGGCCGAGGTTCCCCCTCTCCCAGGTGGCTGGCAAAGCACTCTGAAGCCAGACGGCATGGCACAGAAGAGGGTTGCAGTTATTGGAGCTGGCATTTGTGGACTGAGCTCCATTAAATGCTGCTTGGACGAGGGGCTGGAGCCCACCTGCTTCGAGAGAAGCAGCGACATTGGAGGGCTCTGGAGATTTGAG gagaATCCCGAAGAGGGCAGGGCCAGCATCTACAAATCTGTCATTATCAACACCTCCAAGGAGATGATGTGCTTCAGTGACTTCCCCATCCCAGCCAATTTCCCCAACTacatgcacaactccaaaatcATGGAGTATTTCCGCATGTATGCCGACCATTTCGACCTTCTGAAATACATTTGCTTCAAG ACCATCGTGGTCAGTGTGACAAAACACCCAGATTTCTCCACCACAGGCCAGTGGGACATTGTCACAGAGACAGCAGGGAAGCAGGAGTCAGCCATCTTTGATGGGGTCATGGTTTGCACCGGCCATCACACCAACGCCCAtctgccactggactccttcccAG GGATCGAAAAGTTCAAAGGCCGCTACTTCCACAGCCGGGATTACAAGACGCCCCAGGAGTTCTCGGGGAAGAGAGTCATTGTGATCGGCACTGGCAATTCAGGAACAGACCTGGCAGTGGAGCTCAGCCACACCGCAGATCAG GTTTTCCTTAGCACCAGGCGAGGTGCATGGATACTTGGTCGGATTGGAGAAGAAGGGTACCCCATAGACACAATTTATACCACTCGCTATGTGGAATTCCTCAGGCGCATTGTGCCTCTATCCCTGCTTAACTACTTTGCAGAGAAGAAATTGAATGCAAAATTCAACCATGCAATCTATGGTCTGCAGCctgcacacag GCTTTTGAGCCAGCACCCAACCATCAACGACGACCTGCCAAACTGCATCATCTCGGGCAAGGTGCTGGTAAAATCAAACATCAGGGCATTCACTGAAACCAGCGCCATCTTTGAAGATGGCACCAGAGAGGAGGACATTGATGTGGTTGTCTTCGCTACGGGATAcagcttctctttccccttccttggGGACTGTGCCAAAGTGATCAAAAACCAGGTCTCCCTGTATAAATTTGTCTTCCCTCCTCAGCTGGAGAAACCAACTCTGGCTTTCATTGGCCTCATCCAGCCACTGGGGGCCATCATGCCCATTGCTGAACTCCAGGGTCGCTGGGCAACACGTGTGTTCACAG GGCTGAACAGATTGCCTTCAGCAAGCAACATGATGGCCGATATTGCACAGAAGAGAGAGGAAATGGCAAAACA agagggagagaagctcCTTATCCCTCAGGAATGTCATTTCCTGGTCAGTGCAGTCTCCATTTGA